A stretch of the Lolium perenne isolate Kyuss_39 chromosome 3, Kyuss_2.0, whole genome shotgun sequence genome encodes the following:
- the LOC127325794 gene encoding AP2/ERF and B3 domain-containing protein Os01g0141000, which translates to MGVEILSCTAEHSSQYSSGASTATTESGATRPPTVPSFPVAVTDEAVTSRPASAQSSSSSRFKGVVPQPNGRWGAQIYERHARVWLGTFPDEDTAARAYDVAALRYRGREAATNYPCAAEAAELAFLAAHSKVEIVDMLRKHTYADELRQGLRRGRGMGARAQPTPAWAREPLFEKAVTPSDVGKLNRLVVPKQHAEKHFPLKRSPETTTTTTGKGVLLNFEDGEGKVWRFRYSYWNSSQSYVLTKGWSRFVREKGLGAGDAIVFSCSAYGPEKQFFIDCKKTTPMASRTASPSVSPPLEGTAKVEQVRVVRLFGVDIAGAKRGRPAEQGPQELFKRQCMEHGQRSPALGALVL; encoded by the coding sequence ATGGGGGTGGAGATCCTGAGCTGCACGGCGGAGCACTCCTCCCAGTACTCGTCCGGCGCATCCACGGCCACAACGGAGTCCGGTGCCACGCGTCCACCCACGGTACCGAGCTTTCCCGTCGCCGTCACCGACGAGGCCGTGACCTCGCGGCCGGCGTCGGcgcagtcgtcgtcgtcgtcgcggtTCAAGGGCGTGGTGCCGCAGCCCAACGGGCGGTGGGGCGCGCAGATCTACGAGCGCCACGCGCGCGTCTGGCTCGGTACGTTCCCCGACGAAGACACCGCCGCGCGCGCCTACGACGTGGCCGCGCTTCGGTACCGCGGCCGCGAGGCCGCCACCAACTACCCCTGCGCGGCCGAGGCGGCGGAGCTCGCTTTCCTGGCGGCGCACTCAAAGGTCGAGATCGTCGACATGCTCCGCAAGCACACCTACGCGGACGAGCTCCGGCAGGGCCTGCGCCGCGGCCGCGGCATGGGCGCGCGCGCGCAGCCGACGCCGGCGTGGGCGCGGGAGCCCCTCTTCGAGAAGGCCGTGACCCCGAGCGATGTCGGCAAGCTCAACCGCCTCGTGGTCCCCAAGCAGCACGCCGAGAAGCACTTCCCGCTGAagcgctcgccggagacgaccaccaccaccaccgggaaGGGCGTGCTGCTCAACTTCGAGGACGGCGAGGGGAAGGTGTGGAGGTTCCGGTACTCGTACTGGAACAGCAGCCAGAGCTACGTGCTCACCAAGGGCTGGAGCCGCTTCGTCCGGGAGAAGGGCCTCGGCGCCGGCGATGCCATCGTCTTCTCCTGCTCGGCTTACGGGCCGGAGAAGCAGTTCTTCATCGACTGCAAGAAGACCACGCCGATGGCCAGCCGCACGGCATCGCCATCGGTGTCCCCTCCACTGGAGGGGACGGCGAAAGTGGAACAAGTCCGTGTGGTGAGGCTGTTCGGCGTCGACATTGCCGGAGCGAAGCGGGGGCGACCGGCGGAGCAAGGGCCGCAGGAGTTGTTCAAGAGGCAATGCATGGAGCACGGCCAGCGCTCTCCTGCCCTAGGTGCCCTCGTCTTATAG